A genome region from Desulfobulbaceae bacterium DB1 includes the following:
- a CDS encoding plasmid stabilization protein → MSFTVLLTEDAAADLKDVYTYISEHDSANNAEHVLDEFEKKFVSLSELPERGVYPKELLALGIRDYREIFFKPYRIICRIVKANVSIYLIADGRRDMQTLLQRRLLGGL, encoded by the coding sequence GTGAGTTTCACAGTTCTGCTCACTGAAGACGCTGCCGCTGACCTTAAAGACGTTTACACATACATATCAGAACACGACTCGGCAAACAATGCGGAGCATGTGCTTGATGAGTTCGAGAAAAAATTTGTCAGCTTGAGCGAATTGCCGGAGCGGGGAGTGTACCCAAAAGAACTTCTGGCTTTGGGAATTCGTGATTATCGGGAGATTTTCTTTAAGCCTTATCGCATCATCTGTCGGATTGTCAAAGCAAATGTCTCTATCTACCTCATTGCTGATGGTCGCCGTGATATGCAAACGCTCCTCCAGCGCAGGTTGCTGGGGGGGCTGTAA